In the Danaus plexippus chromosome 4, MEX_DaPlex, whole genome shotgun sequence genome, one interval contains:
- the LOC133319821 gene encoding WASH complex subunit 3-like: protein MPDIMNHEVSDVDLSKIAALQQKRTLAFVNHFVITTVQFLNNFSKKCEQRLMQFERKIEKINATMVLLEAKLSSIPELNNITGDETRINVKEEELKPKESNEVIEESKNESDQKDKTTTVENGNTEGTAGEHVEKIKKEYERFVKMVQVGVPTEAVKLKISLEGLDPSELDRILYK from the exons atgccAGATATAATGAACCACGAAGTTTCAGACGTCGATTTATCGAAG ATAGCTGCACTACAGCAGAAACGTACACTGGCCTTTGTGAACCACTTTGTTATTACGACGGTACAATTTCTCAATAACTTCTCAAAAAAATGTGAACAACGTTTAATGCAATTTGAgagaaaaattgaaaaaattaacgcAACGATGGTGCTATTAGAGGCTAAG CTGTCCTCGATTCCAGAACTGAATAATATCACTGGAGACGAAACAAGAATTAATGTCAAAGAAGAGGAATTAAAACCTAAAGAATCCAACGAAGTGATCGAAGAATCCAAAAATGAATCAGACCAGAAAGATAAAACGACCACTGTAGAAAATGGTAATACGGAGGGAACGGCAGGAGAACATGTAGAGAAGATTAAAAAGGAATATGAACGATTTGTAAAAATGGTACAAGTGGGAGTTCCCACGGAGgctgtgaaattaaaaatctctcTAGAGGGACTTGATCCCTCAGAGTTGgacagaatattatataaataa
- the LOC116768582 gene encoding radial spoke head protein 9 homolog, with translation MNVHKLWEYKEYVNVNGMMLSSELISLLQNSLTLLQVENHFLHVQYWGQLYAVDADYHIAVGINNDAINDRKYFYTTDFKFWGLLPKAKKKYKHLSLLATYPFRGDPALKIKVLDESLEDNNPDRCQQMKEESRLAATISNICDEAEICARGQLLKKPDGTTVINPNYYGLTAAEAKHLKSYQHIRIPQHRWNSNLLTRPDYNYSVDFLDSVDQDIPNGCWNLSLEQNGSVAYLKSLYWPGMMYFHKIRTPEAGFLYVGNGRKNLDVPFLL, from the coding sequence ATGAACGTTCACAAGCTCTGGGAATATAAAGAATACGTGAATGTGAACGGTATGATGCTGAGCAGCGAACTTATTTCGTTGTTGCAGAACTCGTTAACACTACTGCAAGTGGAGAATCATTTCCTCCACGTGCAATACTGGGGCCAGCTATATGCGGTGGACGCGGACTACCACATCGCCGTGGGCATTAACAACGACGCCATCAATGACAGgaagtatttttataccaCCGACTTTAAATTCTGGGGTCTCCTTCCGAAGGCCAAAAAAAAGTACAAACATCTATCTTTATTGGCAACTTATCCGTTTCGCGGTGACCCGGCGTTGAAAATTAAGGTGTTAGATGAATCTCTAGAAGATAATAATCCCGATAGATGTCAGCAAATGAAAGAGGAAAGCCGACTCGCTGCTACGATAAGCAACATCTGCGATGAAGCGGAAATTTGCGCCAGAGGGCAGCTTTTAAAAAAACCCGATGGCACGACTGTCATTAACCCAAACTATTACGGTCTGACCGCTGCCGAAGCGAAACATCTCAAATCGTATCAACACATCCGTATTCCTCAGCATCGCTGGAATTCCAATTTGCTCACGCGACCAGACTATAACTACAGTGTGGATTTTCTTGACTCTGTAGATCAGGACATACCAAATGGCTGCTGGAATTTATCACTAGAACAGAACGGTAGCGTCGCATACCTCAAGAGCTTGTACTGGCCCGGCATGATGTACTTCCATAAGATAAGAACTCCCGAAGCTGGCTTTCTATACGTGGGCAATGGTCGAAAAAATCTTGATGTGCCATTTTTGCTCTAA
- the LOC116768408 gene encoding ubiquitin thioesterase otubain-like, with the protein MSKLSPLFLLNLKMADDASSSSACTGNLIENSVNQDELIMKQQREIEKEISESIPLVGDLEELSSLEKEYNEDPVYMLKVKDLASKYKSIRRTRPDGNCFFRAFSYGYLEHLLTDKKEYDKFYEIAKNSKEILVALGFPQFTVEDFYETFMEVVQRVGEQAGGAPDELSSIREELHDKFNKQGYSDYIVVYLRLITSGQLQTQHDFYQNFIEGPRTVTEFCRQEVEPMYKESDHIHIIALSNALNVGVRVKYMDRGEGSQVIAHDFPEGSSPLVHLLYRPGHYDILYA; encoded by the exons ATGTCAAAACTGTcacctttatttttattaaatttgaaaatggcGGACGATGCATCGAGTAGTAGTGCGTGTACcggtaatttaattgaaaattcagTAAATCAAgatgaattaataatgaaacaacAACGTGAAATAGAAAAAGAG ATATCCGAGAGTATACCGCTCGTCGGCGATCTCGAGGAGCTGTCCTCACTAGAAAAAGAATATAACGAAGATCCCGTGTATATGCTGAAAGTTAAAGATCTCGCGtccaaatataaatctattagaAGAACTCGTCCGGACGGCAATTGCTTTTTTCGGGCTTTTTCTTACGGGTATTTAGAGCACCTACTCACTGATAAAAAAGAATacgataaattttatgaaatagctAAGAATTCAAAAGAAATACTGGTCGCTTTAGGATTCCCTCAGTTCACTGTAGAGGATTTCTATGAAACG tttATGGAAGTTGTACAAAGAGTGGGGGAGCAGGCAGGGGGAGCCCCAGACGAGCTCAGCTCCATCAGAGAGGAACTTCATGACAAATTTAATAAGCAGGGCTACTCGGACTACATAGTTGTTTATTTGCGCCTCATTACCTCAGGACAGCTGCAAACCCAGCATGATTTCTACCAGAATTTCATAGAAGGTCCCCGTACAGTCACAGAATTTTGTCGACAG GAAGTGGAGCCGATGTACAAAGAGTCTGACCACATTCACATCATCGCCTTGAGTAACGCATTAAATGTTGGTGTTCGAGTCAAGTATATGGACAGGGGGGAAGGCAGTCAG GTGATCGCCCACGACTTCCCCGAGGGCTCGTCTCCGCTGGTCCACCTGCTATACCGGCCTGGACACTATGATATCCTCTACGCGTGA
- the LOC116768733 gene encoding pre-mRNA-splicing factor SPF27: MSGEVIVDALPYIDQGYDDPGVREAALAMVEEECRRYRPTKNYLENAGPEPSTAFETAALQREMERVQQRLPMEPLSMKRYELPPPPVGRLGEPTAWAEAVDNSHAQLSHQATRVLNLELQLQYSTEAWRSYLHVLQALVVKSQNVHAQLRKQIAAVNWERKRSQTASGARLRALRRRWAQLVADNYRLERALLQLQQQREKAKGQTTADDETPDMDMEAVKNLPDKLNSETEKEVQKKIEDMFAD; the protein is encoded by the exons ATGTCTGGAGAGGTGATAGTAGACGCACTACCGTACATTGATCAAGGATACGATGATCCGGGTGTCAGAGAAGCG GCCTTGGCCATGGTTGAAGAGGAATGTCGTAGATACAGACCCACGAAAAATTATCTAGAAAATGCTGGTCCGGAGCCCAGCACAGCTTTCGAGACAGCAGCTCTACAGAGAGAAATGGAGCGGGTACAACAACGCCTGCCAATGGAACCATTATCAATGAAAAG GTATGAACTTCCCCCTCCTCCTGTTGGTCGTCTCGGTGAGCCCACAGCGTGGGCGGAGGCAGTAGATAACTCCCACGCCCAGCTGTCCCACCAAGCGACACGCGTCCTGAACCTGGAACTCCAACTACAGTACAGCACTGAGGCATGGCGGTCATATTTACATGTCCTCCAAGCATTGGTCGTGAAGTCACAAAATGTTCATGCGCAGTTAAG GAAACAAATAGCAGCGGTGAACTGGGAACGTAAACGGTCACAGACGGCCAGCGGCGCTCGGCTGAGGGCGCTCCGCCGGCGGTGGGCACAGCTCGTAGCAGACAACTACAGGCTAGAGCGAGCCCTGTTGCAACTACAACAACAGAGAGAGAAG GCAAAAGGACAAACTACAGCGGATGATGAAACTCCCGATATGGATATGGAAGCCGTTAAAAATCTACCCGACAAGCTCAATTCTGAGACTGAAAAAGAAGTGCAAAAGAAAATAGAAGACATGTTTGCTGATTAA
- the LOC116768407 gene encoding putative E3 ubiquitin-protein ligase UBR7, with translation MATDVTKSVEDAEMTECEEDKVVTMMDVLQEQENFEEDANAVLGGSDDKNCTYSKGYIKRQALYACMTCCSEAKSDPAKRAGLCLACSLTCHENHELIELYTKRNFRCDCGNSKFNSNPCQLAPKKANFNEENSYNQNFSGVYCVCRRPYPDPDCETEDVMIQCTICEDWYHGTHLETTVPNSELYTEMICKGCMEKYDFLHSYSYMVVNVESSDVDVINVPENGIKTRNGDFKTDATAVEDSERSQENEDISLTPKKEISSIDENIEENKKKVENDGTNNSKMEGISDVDVSVENPSSESLITCNNKDNTDIKEEGSNADNTNDRDTSSDQSQDIINSEIQRDMELNTNNTAKEIEDKNAMKTTSEVKNRQDENTDEEKPLVDYESESCKSKMNLDITETSQEDIKTTHENGKMYKKNDADNTINRTSELNNLEKGEGTEEKTENLASHDEKDVVQNTSKGKETKNEGGGNCSNPVDSNYTDAATDEVTGDSNHTGSEKRKLSTEETTDSSVSKKSKLGEVTDKPCTCPKNDKKVYRGATFWPSTFRQRLCTCNECLSMYKDLSVMFLMDTEDTVVAYESLGKEKTNGKPSQYEKGLQALSSLDRIQQINALTEYNKMRDKLLDFLKSFKDRKEIVKEEDIKAFFAGMKPKREPEGVYFCR, from the exons ATGGCTACAGACGTTACAAAATCAGTTGAAGACGCAGAAATGACGGAATGTGAGGAAGATAAAGTTGTAACAATGATGGACGTCTTGCAGGAACAAGAAAATTTTGAAGAAGATGCTAACGCTGTGTTGGGAGGTTCCGATGATAAAAACTGTACATATTCTAAG GGCTACATAAAGAGACAAGCATTGTACGCCTGCATGACCTGCTGCTCTGAAGCGAAATCTGACCCAGCTAAGAGAGCAGGTCTTTGTCTAGCCTGCAGCCTCACTTGTCATGAAAATCATGAACTTATAGAACTGTATACTAAACGCAATTTTAGATGTGACTGCGGCAACTCAAAATTCAACTCTAATCCTTGTCAGTTAGCACCCAAAAAAGCAAATTTTAATGAGGAGAATAGTTACAACCAGAATTTTAGTGGAGTATACTGTGTGTGTCGGAGGCCATACCCCGATCCAGATTGTGAAACTGAAGATGTAATGATCCAATGTACCATATGCGAGGACTGGTACCACGGCACACATTTAGAAACAACTGTCCCTAACAGTGAACTCTACACAGAGATGATTTGCAAAGGATGTATGGAAAAATATGACTTTTTACATTCCTACAGTTACATGGTTGTAAATGTTGAAAGCTCCGATGTTGATGTCATTAATGTTCCTGAGAATGGAATTAAAACTCGCAATGGAGACTTCAAAACAGATGCCACAGCTGTTGAAGATAGTGAAAGGTCTCAGGAAAATGAAGATATTAGCCTCACTcctaaaaaagaaatttcttcTATTGATGAAAAcattgaagaaaataaaaagaaagtagAAAATGATGGaacaaataattctaagaTGGAAGGTATTTCTGATGTTGATGTTAGTGTTGAGAATCCTTCAAGTGAAAGTCTCATAACTTGTAACAATAAAGACAACACTGATATTAAAGAGGAGGGAAGCAATGCAGACAATACCAATGACCGAGATACTAGTAGTGACCAGAGCCAAGATATTATCAATAGTGAGATCCAACGAGACATGGaactaaacacaaataataCTGCAAAAGAAATCGAAGACAAAAATGCTATGAAAACAACTAGCGAGGTGAAAAATAGACAAGATGAAAATACAGATGAAGAGAAGCCTCTGGTAGATTATGAAAGTGAAAGCTGCAAGTCAAAAATGAATTTAGATATCACAGAAACAAGTCAGGAAGATATTAAGACTACACATGAGAACgggaaaatgtataaaaaaaatgatgctGACAATACTATCAACAGAACAAGTGAGTTAAATAACTTAGAAAAAGGAGAAGGGACAGAGGAAAAAACGGAAAACTTGGCATCTCATGATGAAAAAGATGTGGTACAAAACACATCAAAAGGAAAGGAAACAAAAAATGAAGGTGGTGGTAACTGTAGCAATCCTGTTGACAGTAATTATACAGACGCTGCTACTGATGAAGTAACAGGGGACAGCAATCACACAGGATcagaaaaaagaaaactttcCACAGAAGAAACAACAGATAGTTCAGTGAGTAAGAAAAGTAAATTAGGAGAGGTGACTGACAAACCATGCACTTGTcctaaaaatgacaaaaaagtGTACAGAGGAGCAACATTCTGGCCCTCAACCTTCCGCCAGAGACTCTGCACATGCAATGAATGTCTGAGCATGTATAAGGACCTGTCTGTTATGTTCCTTATGGACACTGAAGACACAGTCGTCGCGTACGAGAGCTTGGGCAAGGAGAAAACCAACGGTAAGCCATCACAGTATGAAAAGGGGCTCCAAGCACTTTCATCGCTGGATAGAATCCAACAGATCAATGCCTTGACAGAGTACAACAAAATGAGAGACAAGCTATTAGACTTCCTTAAAAGCTTCAAGGACAGGAAAGAAATTGTCAAGGAGGAAGACATCAAAGCATTCTTTGCCGGAATGAAGCCCAAGAGGGAACCAGAGGGTGTGTACTTTTGTCGGTGA